One segment of Nostoc piscinale CENA21 DNA contains the following:
- a CDS encoding HEAT repeat domain-containing protein, producing MSLLTDALDRIETWLVSHQPEFALSLAPGLTRQEIDAIVENFPYRLPEELYEFYGWHNGCQYGYIVPKFDNFFSLQEALKWYADFLNWGFDWNPHWLPILDFNGDYRYAVVTGEDSAPVWYIDPEGCIEEIRWDSLTDLMLATAECYETGAYYFDDEGYIEADEQKVAEIQRKYNYRGREKSTTNDSYNPKPPTVASEVDLSHPNALEELIQALQAAPLSPDAGILQAMAANTLDNLANLGLANQVGAEPLVIGLQNILYDNAGHALAAKKLGELGDIRAVEPLLQVLSHPSSKVRTNAIESLVKLGDSRAVETLIQCLQDSDFFCASRRSMGAG from the coding sequence ATGTCTCTTTTAACAGATGCACTGGATAGAATCGAGACTTGGTTAGTGAGTCATCAACCTGAATTTGCTTTGAGTTTAGCGCCTGGATTAACTCGCCAAGAAATAGACGCAATTGTTGAAAATTTTCCTTATCGCTTGCCAGAAGAATTATACGAGTTTTACGGGTGGCATAATGGTTGCCAATATGGCTATATAGTTCCTAAATTTGACAATTTTTTCTCTTTGCAAGAGGCGTTGAAATGGTACGCAGACTTTTTAAATTGGGGCTTTGATTGGAATCCGCATTGGCTACCAATATTAGATTTTAATGGTGATTATAGGTACGCTGTTGTTACAGGAGAAGATTCTGCCCCTGTTTGGTATATCGATCCAGAGGGTTGTATTGAAGAAATTCGCTGGGATAGTTTAACAGATTTAATGCTGGCGACAGCAGAGTGTTACGAAACTGGTGCTTATTATTTTGATGATGAAGGATACATAGAGGCAGACGAACAAAAAGTTGCAGAAATTCAACGTAAGTATAACTATCGGGGCAGAGAAAAATCGACTACGAATGACTCATACAATCCTAAGCCGCCAACAGTTGCTAGTGAAGTTGATTTGTCTCATCCGAATGCGCTAGAAGAATTAATCCAGGCTTTGCAAGCTGCGCCATTGAGTCCTGATGCTGGTATATTACAAGCAATGGCAGCTAATACGTTAGATAATTTAGCGAATTTGGGTTTAGCTAATCAAGTTGGTGCGGAACCGTTAGTAATTGGTTTACAAAATATACTCTATGACAATGCTGGCCATGCTCTGGCGGCAAAAAAGTTAGGTGAATTAGGAGATATTCGAGCAGTTGAGCCACTGTTACAAGTTTTAAGCCATCCCTCTAGTAAAGTCAGAACCAATGCAATTGAATCATTGGTAAAGTTGGGAGATAGTCGAGCTGTTGAAACGTTAATTCAGTGTTTGCAAGACTCAGATTTTTTTTGTGCGAGCCGACGCAGCATGGGCGCTGGCTGA
- a CDS encoding ABC exporter membrane fusion protein has translation MVYKQRQPLTKPVSWYLIILTAAMAVVPATLSLYSFSRFQLTPKLDSPTPRSSPKMTAVTALGALEPEGEVIRLSAPNSQGGVRVAKLLVKQGSWVRQGQIIAVLDSYYPRLTALEKAQKQVLVAQANLNQVKAGAKAGDISAQQATIARLEADLSGAISAQQATIARLEAELSNAESENQRYQQLYKVGAISASESEARRLQVEILQQRYKEAKASDNRTVETIQQQLIEAKAKFASITEVRATDVQAAQANVESAKASVKQAQAELDLSSVRSPVAGQILKINTRPGEIIGSTGIADLGRTQQMYAVAEIYETDIKKVRIGQSVLITSDALPKQLRGTVSDIGLQVGQQNMFNNLQADTDNKVIEVKIRINNMKDNKEIAALTNLQVMVRILI, from the coding sequence ATGGTATACAAACAAAGACAGCCATTAACAAAACCTGTAAGTTGGTATTTGATAATATTGACTGCTGCTATGGCTGTAGTTCCTGCTACACTTTCTCTCTACAGCTTTTCACGATTTCAGTTAACCCCTAAGTTAGACTCACCTACTCCTCGTAGCTCTCCTAAAATGACTGCTGTTACTGCTTTAGGAGCTTTAGAACCTGAAGGAGAAGTAATTCGTCTATCTGCTCCTAACTCTCAAGGGGGTGTTCGAGTGGCGAAACTTCTTGTCAAGCAAGGAAGTTGGGTACGTCAAGGACAAATAATTGCTGTTCTTGATAGTTATTATCCCCGTCTTACAGCCTTAGAAAAAGCACAAAAGCAAGTCTTAGTAGCCCAAGCTAATCTCAATCAAGTCAAAGCGGGGGCTAAAGCTGGAGATATATCTGCACAGCAAGCAACAATTGCTCGTCTAGAAGCTGATTTGTCTGGAGCGATATCTGCACAGCAAGCAACAATTGCTCGACTAGAAGCTGAATTAAGTAATGCTGAAAGCGAAAATCAGCGATATCAGCAGCTATACAAAGTAGGCGCAATTTCTGCTTCTGAGTCAGAAGCAAGACGTTTGCAAGTCGAGATTTTGCAACAGCGATATAAAGAAGCTAAAGCTTCTGACAATCGAACTGTAGAGACTATTCAACAGCAGTTGATAGAGGCCAAAGCTAAGTTTGCAAGTATTACAGAAGTCCGTGCTACTGATGTGCAAGCAGCACAAGCTAATGTTGAGAGTGCAAAAGCTTCAGTTAAACAAGCTCAAGCAGAATTGGATTTGAGTTCTGTGCGATCGCCTGTAGCTGGCCAAATTCTAAAAATTAATACTCGTCCTGGAGAAATTATTGGCTCAACAGGAATAGCTGACTTAGGTCGTACACAACAGATGTATGCAGTAGCAGAAATTTATGAGACTGATATTAAAAAAGTACGTATAGGTCAGTCAGTTTTGATTACTAGTGATGCTTTACCAAAGCAATTACGCGGAACAGTTTCAGATATTGGCCTGCAAGTTGGTCAACAAAATATGTTTAATAATTTGCAAGCCGATACAGATAACAAAGTAATTGAAGTAAAAATTCGCATCAACAATATGAAAGATAACAAAGAAATTGCTGCTCTTACTAACTTACAGGTAATGGTACGCATTTTAATCTAA
- a CDS encoding HEAT repeat domain-containing protein — MRADAAWALAEFGDTQAIEPLIEVLSYQNHSTACRAIASALGKFGDVRAIEPLIAVFRSNGSFLIDVSSFPHVKLAVVHALRLIDDSRTTDILVEFLRDREGLLQAINRDWLRSEQATHQVIETLLTHQYPDLIAILAQLLQDSESRIQMNIISAIAKIVNPQIVDLLILVLASEDNWLRRMSISFLGTRRETKAVEPLIRILQDANADLRLAAVQALAKIDDSRIVDALIAILKDEDFRVRGAAALALGNLGNLRAVEALNQCLADENSVVRKIVQQALNKSS, encoded by the coding sequence GTGCGAGCCGACGCAGCATGGGCGCTGGCTGAATTTGGCGATACTCAAGCGATTGAACCGTTAATTGAAGTATTGAGTTATCAAAATCATTCTACTGCTTGTCGTGCGATCGCCTCAGCATTAGGAAAGTTTGGCGATGTCAGAGCTATAGAACCTCTGATTGCAGTGTTTCGCAGCAATGGTAGTTTTCTCATAGATGTTTCTAGTTTTCCTCATGTCAAATTAGCTGTGGTTCATGCTTTACGGCTCATTGATGATTCTAGAACTACAGATATTTTGGTGGAATTTCTCAGAGATAGAGAAGGTTTATTACAAGCCATCAATAGAGATTGGCTACGCTCCGAGCAAGCGACTCACCAAGTTATCGAAACACTCCTTACCCATCAATATCCTGATTTGATCGCCATCTTAGCCCAGTTGCTGCAAGATTCTGAAAGTCGCATCCAAATGAACATAATTTCAGCGATCGCTAAGATTGTCAATCCGCAAATAGTTGATTTGTTGATTTTAGTACTAGCAAGTGAAGATAACTGGCTACGTCGAATGAGTATCTCGTTCCTTGGAACAAGAAGAGAAACTAAAGCCGTTGAACCTCTAATCAGAATTTTGCAAGATGCAAATGCAGATTTACGTTTAGCTGCTGTTCAAGCTTTAGCAAAAATTGATGATTCTAGGATTGTAGATGCTTTAATTGCAATTCTCAAAGATGAAGATTTTCGTGTGCGTGGTGCAGCAGCCTTGGCTTTAGGTAATTTAGGAAATCTCCGAGCCGTGGAAGCACTGAATCAATGTTTAGCAGACGAAAACTCCGTTGTTCGTAAAATCGTTCAACAAGCACTAAATAAAAGTTCGTAA
- a CDS encoding DUF4157 domain-containing protein: MYKRQTSKGQSSTNHDAPTNQFAPRRFVIQPQTEEAEQTPADLQAKSPTTPINNLANIPIFPPGYQPPPPPRIQMKLSIGEPGDKYEQEADKLAKDVVQRINSSETPPVQPQPQPEEEIRKKSFIQRLSNIDEKSATSDLEASIQRMQGSGQPLAETIKAPMEQAFGANFSGVKIHTDAQSDQMNKSIQAKAFTTGQDIFFRQGTYDPGSRGGQELIAHELTHVVQQTGSGKVQKSEDREIVSLGRAEKHIQKITDEEETEFKNKNIKRWNFIKTALARTAKVKGYGSNEANTNEAYDAYKQVTSKADFAKDYTIALNAENFFGSTK; encoded by the coding sequence ATGTATAAGCGACAAACCAGTAAAGGTCAATCATCTACAAATCATGATGCACCAACAAATCAATTTGCACCCCGTCGCTTTGTCATCCAACCCCAAACCGAAGAAGCAGAACAAACACCAGCAGATTTACAAGCGAAATCACCAACAACACCTATCAACAACCTTGCCAATATTCCAATTTTTCCCCCTGGCTATCAACCACCGCCACCACCAAGAATCCAGATGAAACTTAGCATTGGTGAACCTGGGGATAAATATGAACAAGAAGCTGACAAACTAGCAAAAGATGTAGTACAAAGAATCAATTCTTCAGAAACTCCACCAGTACAGCCACAGCCACAACCAGAAGAAGAAATCAGAAAAAAATCTTTCATACAACGGCTATCAAATATAGATGAAAAGAGTGCAACATCAGATTTAGAAGCCTCTATCCAACGAATGCAAGGTAGTGGACAGCCGCTTGCAGAGACTATCAAAGCACCAATGGAACAAGCATTTGGGGCTAATTTCAGTGGCGTGAAAATTCATACAGATGCTCAGTCTGACCAGATGAATAAATCAATTCAGGCGAAAGCATTTACCACAGGTCAAGATATTTTCTTTCGTCAGGGAACTTATGATCCTGGAAGTAGAGGTGGGCAGGAATTAATCGCCCATGAATTAACCCATGTAGTGCAACAAACTGGCTCAGGAAAAGTCCAAAAATCAGAAGATAGAGAAATAGTATCTCTTGGCAGAGCCGAAAAGCACATTCAAAAAATTACAGATGAGGAAGAAACTGAGTTTAAAAATAAAAATATAAAGAGGTGGAATTTTATCAAAACTGCTCTTGCTAGGACGGCAAAAGTTAAAGGATACGGCAGTAATGAAGCAAATACAAATGAAGCTTATGACGCATATAAACAAGTTACTTCTAAAGCAGATTTTGCGAAAGACTATACAATAGCCCTCAATGCGGAAAATTTTTTTGGGTCAACAAAATAA
- a CDS encoding sigma-70 family RNA polymerase sigma factor — translation MLLEQESLSSYEETLIRLDYRQRLEKIARKYTRGTGLSWEDAYQIAYLKVFVAFQAGKFRQGSREQFYYWAIAVARCVIIDFVRKESLRKCQSLDDNIPGTDISLLDTIPDEFSSLDAIERADLIVKTLESIYQLDKSYHHRNYLKLWQGKVDGKTQAQIAVELGISQGEVSKRWQELLGRIAELLGLLELQEMKDNLQKIRQKKTAYNRSTKQW, via the coding sequence ATGCTATTAGAACAGGAATCACTGTCTTCTTATGAAGAAACTCTGATCAGATTGGACTACCGTCAGAGATTAGAAAAGATTGCCCGTAAATACACTAGGGGAACAGGTTTATCTTGGGAAGATGCTTATCAAATCGCTTATTTAAAAGTCTTTGTAGCTTTTCAAGCAGGAAAGTTTCGGCAAGGGAGTAGAGAACAGTTTTATTACTGGGCTATTGCTGTAGCTAGATGTGTAATTATTGATTTTGTTCGTAAAGAAAGTCTAAGGAAATGTCAGAGTTTGGACGATAATATCCCAGGAACAGATATATCTCTATTAGACACAATTCCTGATGAATTTAGCAGCTTGGATGCAATAGAACGTGCAGATTTAATTGTGAAAACACTAGAGTCTATTTACCAACTTGATAAATCCTATCACCACCGAAATTATCTTAAATTATGGCAAGGAAAAGTTGATGGTAAAACTCAAGCTCAAATTGCTGTTGAATTAGGGATTAGCCAGGGTGAAGTCTCCAAGCGATGGCAAGAACTCTTAGGACGTATTGCTGAGTTATTAGGATTATTAGAACTTCAAGAGATGAAAGATAATTTGCAAAAAATTCGTCAGAAAAAGACGGCATATAATCGCTCAACAAAGCAATGGTAA
- a CDS encoding D-alanyl-D-alanine carboxypeptidase, which translates to MLELLSSGLVSLWLEMAGVEIKPSDALEALAGQANPGLLLASDPNPTGVNTVQQYLQGLVKSKLVAQNLAESQGVWLQSGPILMANHQGTTPLPAASLTKIATSLVSLKTWGPDHQFETLIGTTGPVVNGVVQGDLVIAGGGDPMFVWEEAIALGNTLNKMGIKQVKGNLLITGNFAMNFQRHPLLAGQMVKQALNHKTWTRPANYIYSIMPKGTPKPEVVITGTIKATPQPPQQALLVRHKSLPLRQLLKEMNVYSNNEMAEMLAESVGGASVVQSTAAYLARVPESEIQLINGSGLGPENRISPRAVCAMLMAIQQQAAAHNLNLADLFPMSGFDHRGTVHSRHMPVGTVMKTGTLRDVSSLAGVMPTRDRGLVWFAILNRGPFVSNYRIEQDKFLQSLVKQLAVAPAVPTAITPHSPANSLPELGATSRNEILYRG; encoded by the coding sequence ATGCTGGAATTATTAAGTTCGGGTTTGGTTTCTCTGTGGCTGGAAATGGCTGGGGTGGAAATTAAGCCTTCTGATGCTTTAGAAGCATTAGCTGGGCAAGCAAACCCTGGCTTGCTTCTGGCTTCTGATCCCAACCCCACCGGCGTAAATACCGTCCAGCAATACTTACAAGGACTAGTTAAATCTAAATTAGTTGCCCAAAATTTAGCCGAAAGCCAAGGAGTTTGGTTACAGTCTGGGCCAATACTCATGGCTAATCATCAAGGTACAACACCTTTACCGGCTGCTTCGTTAACTAAAATTGCCACTTCCTTAGTTTCTTTGAAAACTTGGGGGCCAGACCATCAATTTGAAACGTTAATTGGGACTACTGGGCCTGTAGTCAATGGTGTAGTACAAGGTGATTTGGTCATTGCTGGTGGTGGCGACCCGATGTTTGTGTGGGAAGAAGCGATCGCCCTGGGCAATACACTCAATAAAATGGGCATTAAGCAAGTCAAAGGGAACTTGCTAATTACAGGCAATTTCGCCATGAATTTCCAGCGTCACCCCCTACTGGCTGGTCAGATGGTGAAGCAAGCCCTAAACCATAAAACTTGGACTCGTCCAGCTAATTACATCTACTCCATCATGCCCAAAGGCACACCCAAACCGGAAGTTGTGATTACAGGTACTATCAAAGCTACCCCTCAACCACCACAACAAGCCTTGCTAGTGCGTCACAAATCTTTGCCCTTGCGCCAATTGCTGAAGGAAATGAACGTTTACAGCAATAACGAAATGGCAGAGATGCTGGCAGAATCAGTAGGCGGTGCAAGTGTAGTGCAATCAACAGCAGCTTATCTAGCGCGAGTACCTGAGTCAGAAATTCAATTAATCAATGGTTCTGGACTCGGCCCAGAAAATCGCATTTCTCCCAGGGCTGTTTGTGCGATGTTAATGGCAATTCAACAGCAAGCAGCAGCACATAATCTGAATTTAGCAGATTTGTTTCCCATGTCTGGATTTGATCATCGTGGCACAGTACACAGCAGACACATGCCAGTCGGGACTGTGATGAAAACTGGTACTCTCCGTGATGTAAGTTCTTTAGCTGGTGTTATGCCTACACGCGATCGCGGTTTAGTTTGGTTTGCTATCCTCAACCGTGGCCCCTTCGTCTCAAATTACCGCATAGAACAAGATAAGTTCTTGCAAAGTCTCGTTAAACAATTAGCAGTAGCCCCCGCAGTCCCTACAGCAATTACTCCCCACTCACCCGCTAACTCTTTACCAGAACTAGGCGCTACTAGCCGCAACGAAATTTTGTATAGAGGTTAG